From one Desulfovibrio litoralis DSM 11393 genomic stretch:
- a CDS encoding beta strand repeat-containing protein: MKKHDKCLFKTVVCCLGVGLISLSPILKLESAKAETINYNGTTPALKPAPTWFGTETDALFPGTKDNPSASGNTVNVNFTTGSGTNPSYVFGGLSEKNSVYNNTVNIIAGTIENSVYGGYSKSGDAYANTVNISGGTITYFVFGGYVYSGTGNAYTNTVNISDGTIEYNVYGGYSGSGNAYANTVNISGGEVDGDVYGGNSGFGDAYANTVNISGTAVIGGDVLGGYSMNGDAYGNTVNISGDALIKKDVLGGWSVFGDAYGNTVNISAGTIGSSPGTGYVYGGYSYSGDAYGNTVNISGNAEIKGYVYGGFSDSGDAYGNTVNISGGTINGDVSGGVSYSGDAINNHVKLSGTPIFTGSTWLIGGSSWSSTTDTFTGNTLWVLNHMTSPVNTILSFQNYRFLLPNTPSTEPMLTATDIDLIDFIDSNSIAKVDRLGIASGGTMPNIGDKYTLLEATSGINGAFDPYNVVATKGISLLYDMNVAGDNDWSSITATVASNARVNPQTKALAEGIVSGVAFINQGADLAAGQGMGSALSSANAAGAGNLSSFGAMSAGSSRYNTGSHSDVDSFSLMTGLGWNAPIAQNSLLLGAFFEVGFGNYDSHNSFSGRAS, translated from the coding sequence ATGAAAAAACATGACAAATGCTTGTTTAAAACAGTTGTGTGTTGTCTTGGGGTAGGTTTAATAAGCCTTTCGCCAATCTTAAAACTTGAGTCAGCAAAGGCGGAAACCATCAACTATAACGGCACCACCCCCGCCCTGAAACCCGCCCCCACTTGGTTTGGAACAGAAACAGACGCTCTCTTTCCCGGCACTAAAGACAACCCTAGTGCAAGTGGTAATACGGTAAATGTTAATTTTACCACTGGATCGGGGACAAACCCTTCTTACGTTTTTGGCGGGCTAAGCGAAAAAAACAGCGTTTATAACAACACGGTAAACATTATAGCTGGTACGATTGAAAACTCTGTCTATGGCGGGTATAGCAAATCCGGCGACGCCTACGCCAACACGGTAAACATCAGCGGTGGTACTATTACCTATTTTGTCTTCGGCGGGTATGTTTATAGCGGTACTGGCAACGCCTACACCAACACGGTAAACATCAGCGATGGTACGATTGAATACAATGTCTACGGCGGGTATAGCGGTTCTGGCAACGCCTACGCCAACACGGTAAACATCAGCGGTGGCGAGGTCGACGGGGATGTCTACGGCGGGAATAGCGGTTTTGGCGACGCCTATGCCAACACGGTAAACATCAGCGGTACTGCTGTTATTGGCGGGGATGTCCTCGGCGGGTATAGCATGAATGGCGACGCTTACGGTAACACGGTAAACATCAGCGGTGATGCTTTGATTAAAAAGGATGTCCTCGGCGGATGGAGCGTTTTTGGCGATGCCTACGGCAACACGGTAAACATCAGCGCTGGTACTATTGGTAGTTCGCCTGGCACGGGCTATGTCTACGGCGGGTATAGCTATTCTGGCGACGCCTACGGCAACACGGTAAACATCAGCGGTAATGCTGAGATTAAGGGCTATGTCTACGGCGGGTTTAGCGATTCTGGCGACGCCTACGGCAACACGGTAAACATCAGTGGTGGTACTATTAACGGTGATGTCTCCGGCGGGGTGAGCTATTCTGGCGACGCTATAAACAACCATGTAAAACTTTCCGGCACTCCGATTTTTACTGGCTCTACCTGGTTAATCGGCGGGTCTAGTTGGTCTTCCACTACCGACACTTTTACTGGCAATACCCTATGGGTTCTTAACCATATGACAAGCCCTGTTAATACTATCCTAAGCTTCCAGAATTATCGTTTTTTACTGCCTAATACTCCTTCCACCGAGCCAATGCTTACAGCAACTGATATCGATTTAATAGACTTCATCGACTCTAACAGCATAGCCAAGGTAGATAGGCTGGGCATAGCGAGCGGTGGCACAATGCCGAACATAGGCGATAAATACACCTTGCTGGAAGCTACTTCTGGAATCAATGGTGCATTTGATCCCTACAACGTAGTGGCAACCAAAGGCATAAGCCTGTTGTATGATATGAATGTTGCTGGTGACAATGATTGGTCTAGTATTACTGCCACGGTCGCTTCTAACGCCCGTGTAAACCCCCAAACCAAAGCCCTTGCTGAGGGTATTGTTTCCGGCGTCGCCTTTATAAACCAAGGGGCGGATTTAGCGGCGGGACAAGGTATGGGCAGTGCTTTAAGCAGTGCGAATGCGGCGGGAGCGGGTAATTTATCCTCTTTTGGTGCGATGAGCGCGGGTAGTTCTCGCTATAACACAGGTAGCCACAGCGATGTTGACAGTTTTTCACTTATGACCGGTCTGGGTTGGAACGCCCCAATCGCTCAAAACTCACTGCTCTTGGGTGCGTTTTTTGAAGTGGGCTTCGGAAATTATGACAGCCACAACAGTTTTTCGGGTAGAGCCTC
- a CDS encoding response regulator → MDAKGMVLLVEDNAELNANNTRALKMLEYEVHPALTLAEARSWLATNEADVILLDVMLPDGDGIDFCTEIRGEPLCTTAHILFLTAKTGHEDRVRALADGGDDYITKPFHPEELLARVQAAMRRRNMQRTKDEQQHTETAVTTMSETQKLHAFAAFYRLTEKESAVLLHIIQSMNTKAMAKSMGISVKGIEFHISHILHKTGIKKRRDVLRVFANWMI, encoded by the coding sequence ATGGATGCTAAAGGCATGGTGCTTCTGGTGGAGGACAACGCGGAACTCAACGCTAACAACACTCGTGCCCTAAAAATGCTGGAATATGAGGTACACCCGGCACTGACGCTGGCAGAGGCTAGATCTTGGCTTGCGACTAACGAGGCGGATGTCATCCTGCTGGATGTTATGTTGCCGGACGGTGACGGCATTGATTTTTGCACCGAAATACGCGGAGAGCCTCTGTGTACGACGGCTCACATTTTGTTCCTAACCGCTAAAACAGGACATGAGGACAGAGTGCGTGCCTTGGCGGACGGCGGAGATGATTATATAACCAAGCCCTTTCACCCAGAAGAACTGCTGGCACGGGTACAAGCCGCCATGCGACGCAGAAACATGCAGCGTACAAAAGATGAACAGCAGCACACAGAAACAGCAGTCACTACCATGTCGGAAACGCAAAAACTGCATGCCTTCGCCGCATTCTATAGACTGACAGAAAAAGAAAGTGCCGTACTTTTGCATATTATTCAGAGCATGAATACAAAGGCAATGGCCAAGAGTATGGGAATATCCGTCAAAGGTATAGAGTTTCATATCAGTCATATTCTTCATAAAACAGGCATCAAAAAACGGCGGGATGTATTGCGGGTTTTTGCGAACTGGATGATTTAG
- a CDS encoding sensor histidine kinase, whose amino-acid sequence MLLDNNKNILRHFQLLLAIFAVVILAAGVVAYSLAATQLKNQLVLKCQALAATVATVIEEDSDGYSTFLKNMDMESDYYRRTKSLMMKIKKVNQEHVQYIYTTTRSGENAIMYVVGGEPPSSPLYTAPGVQDSITKAERTAYDEQKATIGNDFENTNYGQRLSAYQPIFHKRTGEFLGMVGADIISKQYNSIMQIFIIQTVISICAGLVVLALATHWFSGKVNLIVNKQLFAAQQAEQKLAMENTTLERINRMKTDLMTTISHEARTPLAVLASYAGLVSMSLKHKGMERETAADLDKIVSEAQRVADLIDTMKGQALSDVEPSARTPLDFGDLIQQVGRLYRPILKRDGVELHLDIEGEFPVCGNPEELTQVVFNILQNAKNHTEQGSVSISVARKNHSIIVSVCDTGSGIVPELLPRIFERGVKGTDNSTGGGLGIGLGICKEIMEEHGGTIAIASDNGTTVTLVLPEYNKGGEHGC is encoded by the coding sequence TTGCTACTCGACAATAACAAAAATATCCTACGCCATTTTCAGCTTTTGCTGGCCATCTTTGCCGTGGTTATTCTGGCGGCGGGTGTTGTCGCCTACTCCCTCGCGGCCACCCAACTCAAGAACCAGCTTGTGCTGAAATGCCAAGCACTGGCAGCGACCGTTGCCACTGTTATTGAGGAGGACTCGGACGGCTATTCCACGTTCTTGAAGAATATGGACATGGAAAGCGACTATTACCGTCGCACCAAGTCGCTGATGATGAAAATAAAAAAAGTCAACCAAGAACATGTACAGTATATTTATACCACCACTCGGTCTGGAGAAAATGCTATTATGTATGTTGTTGGCGGCGAACCTCCTTCAAGCCCGCTCTACACCGCTCCAGGAGTACAGGACTCCATCACCAAAGCCGAACGCACTGCATATGATGAACAAAAAGCCACTATTGGTAATGATTTTGAGAATACAAACTACGGACAGCGCTTAAGTGCGTACCAGCCGATATTTCATAAACGCACGGGCGAGTTTTTGGGCATGGTGGGCGCGGATATTATCAGCAAGCAATACAACAGCATCATGCAGATATTCATCATTCAAACTGTGATTAGCATTTGTGCTGGGCTTGTGGTTCTTGCACTGGCAACACACTGGTTTTCCGGCAAGGTAAACCTTATTGTGAACAAACAACTTTTTGCAGCCCAACAGGCCGAGCAAAAACTGGCCATGGAAAATACTACGCTGGAACGCATCAACCGCATGAAAACCGACCTGATGACCACCATATCGCACGAGGCACGCACCCCGCTGGCGGTGCTGGCAAGCTACGCTGGTCTTGTTTCCATGAGTCTGAAACACAAGGGCATGGAAAGGGAAACAGCTGCCGATCTGGACAAAATAGTCTCCGAAGCCCAGCGTGTGGCGGATTTGATCGACACAATGAAAGGGCAGGCACTGTCTGACGTGGAGCCTTCTGCACGCACACCGCTGGATTTTGGCGATCTTATCCAGCAAGTAGGCAGACTGTACCGTCCCATTCTGAAACGTGACGGCGTGGAGTTGCACCTAGATATTGAGGGCGAATTCCCCGTGTGTGGCAACCCGGAAGAACTCACGCAGGTGGTGTTCAACATCCTGCAGAACGCCAAAAACCACACAGAGCAAGGTAGCGTGTCCATAAGTGTGGCACGGAAAAACCACAGTATCATTGTCAGTGTGTGTGATACGGGCAGTGGTATAGTGCCGGAACTCTTGCCACGCATCTTTGAGCGTGGCGTGAAAGGAACAGATAATAGCACAGGCGGAGGCTTGGGCATCGGTCTTGGCATCTGCAAAGAAATCATGGAAGAACATGGCGGAACAATAGCGATTGCCAGTGATAACGGCACAACCGTAACTTTGGTGTTACCTGAATACAACAAAGGAGGCGAACATGGATGCTAA
- a CDS encoding type II toxin-antitoxin system RelE/ParE family toxin, translated as MSISWAKSAQNDLLEIVNYLISQEDQKTAENIAKRIFKATDILVSFPLSGKLGKINGTRELYLRDLPYFIVYKVKEDRQAIIVRIIHTSRLWDNVFN; from the coding sequence ATGTCGATTAGTTGGGCAAAGTCGGCACAAAATGACCTGCTGGAAATTGTAAATTATCTTATCTCGCAGGAAGACCAAAAAACAGCAGAAAACATTGCAAAACGCATATTTAAAGCTACTGACATTTTGGTGTCTTTTCCTTTGTCCGGTAAACTGGGTAAAATAAATGGCACTCGTGAACTATATTTAAGGGACTTGCCCTATTTTATCGTTTATAAAGTAAAAGAAGATAGACAGGCTATAATCGTGAGAATTATTCATACCTCTAGGCTTTGGGATAATGTATTTAATTAA
- a CDS encoding CopG family ribbon-helix-helix protein: MPIQTQPAQSISTRFAPDTLKRLDEIAQNRQCSRSEVIKEAVEGYLNSMVWLENAVNQGLNDINAGHIVSNAEVKESVKRLGINVD, encoded by the coding sequence ATGCCAATACAAACACAGCCAGCACAATCTATAAGCACAAGATTTGCTCCGGATACATTAAAAAGGCTTGATGAAATTGCTCAAAATAGGCAATGTTCACGTTCAGAAGTAATCAAAGAAGCGGTTGAAGGTTATCTAAATTCTATGGTTTGGCTTGAAAATGCCGTTAACCAAGGTCTGAATGACATTAACGCCGGGCATATTGTAAGCAATGCAGAAGTAAAAGAAAGCGTAAAAAGGCTTGGAATAAATGTCGATTAG
- a CDS encoding DUF2695 domain-containing protein, protein MNKSEKKRLQKEYLEQQKKQFLDSLPMPFAQFSQLFDYLDAQSEENNCAHNFDMTITFLKENKIPIDNVLDWLRNHGAGCDCEVLLNTEEYFE, encoded by the coding sequence ATGAATAAATCAGAAAAAAAGAGACTACAAAAAGAATATCTCGAGCAACAAAAAAAACAGTTTTTAGACTCTTTACCTATGCCGTTTGCTCAGTTTTCTCAACTTTTTGACTACTTAGACGCACAATCAGAAGAAAATAACTGTGCTCATAACTTTGATATGACCATTACATTTTTAAAAGAGAACAAGATACCTATCGATAACGTGTTGGATTGGTTAAGAAATCATGGTGCAGGTTGTGATTGCGAAGTGCTTTTAAATACCGAAGAATATTTTGAATAA
- the mnmA gene encoding tRNA 2-thiouridine(34) synthase MnmA: MSKIAVAVSGGADSLFALLRLREEGHEVFALHARLFPLDETQIKTEKRLETLCESLKIPLFILDLHLEFEKMVVTPFCKAWNKGETPNPCALCNFRIKFGLLHDKSLELGAEALATGHYVGIESLQLFAKSADGCVKQKETAVLVTGKDKYKDQSYFLALVPKERLTQMIFPLKDCIKTKIQQYLSDNGYSVPVAKESQEICFIKDDDYKSFLKMRKVKLSGGGAIVLASTGEKLGLHQGLWQYTEGQRRGLGIAYTEPLFVCGKDLEKNQLVVCTKSELAAKTIYTEKANLFFEPEDLQVILQEAYKNGKLWVKLRYRQTPSLAKVELKDQGFVITLASENNGQSAIMPPAAGQIAVVYTELPKGYLLDISGEIRKTSKDTPKETSKESLEKEVLIDSQVKAEDKTLFILGAGVIKR, translated from the coding sequence ATGTCAAAAATTGCGGTTGCTGTTTCGGGCGGGGCTGATAGCTTGTTTGCCCTTTTAAGGTTAAGAGAAGAAGGACACGAAGTCTTTGCCCTACATGCACGCTTATTTCCGCTTGATGAAACTCAAATAAAAACTGAAAAACGGCTTGAGACGTTATGTGAAAGCTTAAAAATTCCTTTGTTTATTCTTGACTTACATCTTGAATTTGAAAAAATGGTTGTAACACCTTTTTGTAAGGCGTGGAATAAGGGGGAAACGCCAAACCCTTGTGCTTTGTGTAATTTTCGTATCAAATTCGGTTTGTTACATGATAAATCTTTGGAGCTTGGGGCTGAGGCTTTGGCAACAGGGCATTATGTTGGAATTGAGTCTCTTCAATTGTTTGCAAAATCTGCCGATGGTTGTGTAAAACAAAAAGAAACTGCGGTTTTGGTTACGGGAAAAGACAAATATAAAGACCAAAGCTATTTTCTTGCCTTAGTTCCAAAAGAGCGTTTGACGCAGATGATATTTCCACTAAAGGACTGTATAAAAACAAAAATTCAACAATATTTGAGCGATAACGGATATAGCGTGCCTGTTGCGAAAGAAAGTCAGGAAATTTGCTTTATTAAAGACGATGATTACAAAAGTTTTTTAAAAATGCGTAAGGTTAAGTTGTCTGGTGGCGGGGCGATTGTTTTGGCAAGCACAGGCGAAAAACTAGGGCTACATCAAGGTTTATGGCAATATACCGAAGGGCAACGTCGTGGTTTGGGAATAGCTTATACCGAGCCGCTTTTTGTGTGTGGTAAAGATCTTGAAAAAAATCAGCTAGTTGTTTGTACAAAGTCCGAACTTGCAGCAAAAACGATATATACCGAAAAGGCAAATTTGTTTTTTGAACCCGAAGACTTACAAGTGATTTTACAAGAGGCTTATAAAAACGGCAAACTTTGGGTAAAATTGCGTTATCGTCAAACGCCAAGTCTTGCTAAGGTTGAATTAAAAGATCAAGGGTTTGTGATTACTCTTGCCTCTGAAAATAACGGACAAAGTGCGATAATGCCGCCTGCTGCCGGACAAATTGCGGTTGTTTATACCGAATTGCCAAAAGGTTATCTGCTTGATATTTCAGGCGAAATAAGAAAAACGTCAAAAGACACGCCAAAAGAAACCTCAAAAGAGAGTTTGGAAAAAGAAGTGCTGATTGATTCGCAAGTAAAAGCCGAAGATAAAACTTTGTTTATTCTTGGTGCGGGCGTGATTAAACGTTAA